TTTCTTATTTCGGCCGTTTAAATTATAGTTATGATGAAAGGTTCTTGTTGACAGCAACCCTTCGTCGTGACGGATCTTCGCGCTTTTCATCTGAATACAGAAACGCAATGTTTCCATCTGTAGCTTTGGCATGGACGTTAAAAAATGAAACTTTTCTAAAAGACAATAAAACAATAAGTGCCTTAAAAATACGGGCTGGTTATGGTATCACCGGACAGCAGGAAGGGATAGACAATTATGGTTATTTATCTACGTATGGTTTAAGTTCGCAAACTACGTCCTATCAGTTTGGTAATACATTTTATCAAATGTACAGGCCAACAGCCTACATATCTAACCTGAAGTGGGAACAAACCGCAACTACCAATGTGGGTATCGATGCAGGATTTTTAGACAACAGGATTTCTGGAAGTGTAGATATGTACCTCAAGAAAACTACCGATCTCTTAAATAAAGTACCTCAACCTGCAGGAACTAATTTTTCTGCCTCAGCGGTGGTCAATGTAGGAAGCATGGAGAACAAGGGAGTTGAAATGAATGTCAATTTTGTACCCATAAAAAGTGCAGATTTAAATTGGGATTTCAGCCTGAATGCCACCTATAATAAAAATACAATTACTAATTTGACTGTTGTCCCTAATGACGCAAACTATGTGGGCCTTCCCGGAGGTTCAATTGCCGGTGGAGTAGGTGGGCAAAATGCACTCATAAGTTCAGTTGGCCATAGCAAAAGCTTGTTTTATTTATTCGAGCAGGTTTATGATCAGTCAGGTAAGCCTATTGAAGGTGTATATGTGGACCAAAATGGTGATGGATTGATCAACGAAAATGACCTTAACAGAGGTAAACAAGCAGATCCTAAACTTTTTCTCGGATTTAGCAATAACCTGAGCTATAAGCAATGGAATATGAGTTTTACTTTAAGGGCTAACCTTGGCAACTATGTTTACAATAATGTGAGCAGTCAAATGGGGAACCTCGCCCAGATTAACGGATCAGCTATTCTGCTTAATGCGTCGCCAAGTTACCTGACAACAAATTTTAAAACTCAGCAGCTGTTTAGTGATTATTATGTAGAGAATGCTTCATTTTTGAAAATGGATAACATCAATTTAGGCTACAGGTTTGGTAAGGTGTTTAAAACCAATGCGGCCCTTCAATTGAACGCGAGTGTGCAAAATGTATTTACCATCACAAACTACACGGGTTTAGATCCCGAAGTTGCATCAGGCGTAGACAATAATCTTTATCCAAGACCCCGGGTATTTTCTTTGGGTTTAAACCTTAACTTTTAACCTTAGCGATCAAGAAGATGAAGGATTTTAATAAAAAACCAATGACTTTAAGAGCTTTAAATATAGCTATGCTTGTTTGCTTTACAATTTTGGTAACAGCATCCTGCAATAAACTGGATTTAACACCAACCAATGACCTTACTGCCTTGGATGTTTTTGCCACACCACAAGGTTATAAACAAGCTTTAGCAAAGGTATACGGTGCTTTTGCGCTAACGGGAAATGCAACCACGGGGCAACAGGATATTCCTGTGGAAATCATTAAAGATGAAGGAAACTCAGATTTTCTGCGTTTATATTGGAATTTACAGGAATTGACCACAGACGAAGCAGCCTGGTCATGGCAAAGTGATGCGGGTATTCAAGGCCTGCACGAATTGAGCTGGGGATCTACCAACTCCATTATTAATGGACTGTATTACCGTTCCTATTACCAAATTACAGTGGCCAACAATTTCATCAATGAATCTTCTGATGACAACCTTTCAAAAAGAGGGATTACCGGTACTGATGCCAATAACATTCGCTTGTACCGTGCTGAAGCACGCTTTTTGAGGGCTTATCAATATTGGGTTTTAATGGATCTGTATGCCAATCCGGCAATGGTTACAGAAAATACTGTTATAGGGGGTAAAGACTTGCCAAAGCAAATTCAGCGTAAAGACTTATTTATTTATGTAGAATCGGAGTTAAAAGCATTGGAAAACGAACTTGCTGCTCCTAAAACAAACGAATATGGTCGTGCAGATAAAGCTGCCGCATGGGCGTTATTATCACGATTGTATCTAAATGCTCAGATTTATACTGGAACTGCCAGATATACAGACGCGATTACCTATTGCAATAAGATTACTGCTGCTGGTTACACGTTGCATAGCAACTACAGAGAGCTGACCATCGCTGACAATCACCTCAATACAGATGAAAACATCCTGACCATCAATTACGATGGTACAAGTACTCAAAACTTTGGTGGTACTACTTATTTGATGCATGGGCCAGCAGGTGTGCCTGCAGATGTTTCCGGTTCAAATGGTAACTGGGGCGGATTACGTTTTACAGAAAATTTCGTGAATCTGTTTGCAGATAAAACAGGTGCTACAGATACCCGTGCGCAGTTCTATACCAGCGGACAGACCCTGGAGATGACAGATCTTTATTTATCTACGGCAGGATACACAAGTACTAAATACAGAAATAAAACCAGGTCGGGCGCTGCAGCTCCGCATCAGGATGCAGCTAAAGACTTCTCTGACATAGATTTTCCATTATTTCGTTTAGGCGAGATTTATTTGACGTATGCTGAGGCTGTGGTGCGAGGTGGTACAGGTGGAAGCTTAAATACCGCATTGGGTTATATCAATGCTTTGCGTACACGTGCATATAGTGGAAGTCTTGCCGGAAACATTACCACCAGCGCAATGTCTCTTGATTTTATCCTGGATGAAAGGGGCAGAGAACTTTATTATGAAGGTTTTAGACGTACAGATTTAATCCGTTTTGGTAAATTTACTACCAATGCTTATCTCTGGGCCTGGAAAGGCGGCGTTAAAGCTGGTACATCGGTGGCAAACAAATACAATATATTCCCTTTGCCTCCATCAGACTTATCGGCTAATCCAAACTTAACTCAAAATACTGGCTATTAATCTAATAAAATCATGAAACAATTATTCAATAGTTTTTTAGTCCTGGTACTCTCAGCGATTGTTTTAATCAGCTGTAAGAAAGAAGCCAGTCAAAATATTATAACGATGCCATCGGCTTCAACACTTGATTTTAAAAGTTCTGTGAGTGCCGTTACGCTTACCGAAGAAGTTGCAGCATCTAAAGTGGTAACTTTCAGTTTTAGCGCTCCAAATTATGGGGTTAAGGTTGTTCCTAGCTATACTTTGCAATTTGATGTTCCTGCAGATACTTTAGGCGCAAATCCCTGGGGCAATGCTGTAGAAGTTAAATTATCTGGAGACAGTCTCCACAGAACTTTCCTTGGATCGCAGTTGAATACTATCCTTGCTGCACAGCTTTTGTTACCTACTGGTGTGAATAGCACAATCGTAGTAAGGTTAAAAACGGATGTAAATCAAAGTACAGGACTGTCTACTACAGTAAAGCCTTTATATTCTACTATTAAAATGACGGTTAACCCTTACCGTTCCTACATCGAATATCCCGCATTATTGGTTCAGGGAAGGAATTCCTGGAAAACTCCTGCAACCAGGACCAATGGTTACTTACTTGCCTCTTCAAATTTCAACACTAAATATGAGGGGTTTTTAAATTTGCCAAATGCAGATGGATGGGGTGGTGATGCCTTTCAGTTGGTCTCTACTACAGATGCTAAAGTTTATGGATGGGGATCCAGTGCAACAACATTAAGTGCGGGCGGAGGCAACTTGTGGTTGTCCCCGGCACCTAACTATATGAAAGTTAATGTTGACCTCAATGCGATGACCATTGCCTATACGCCTGTGAAGTTTTTTATTACAGGTGAAGATAATGGATGGAGTGTCTCATCAACTCCGATGGTATATAATGCGACTACTGGTGTGTGGATAGCCTCAAATGTTACGCTTACCGCTGGTAAAACCTTCCAGTTTACTGCCAATGGTAGTTATGATATTAGCTATAAACTGGACAAAGCAGAAAATGGCACGTTGATATTTGCAGGTGCACCAAACTGGCCCACTAGTGTGAACATTCCGGTCGCAAAAACAGGAGTTTTCACTGTTACACTTGATATGAGTGGCGGTGAAGGGAATTATACCTATTCAGTTAAATAAGTATTAAAATTTAAAGAGATGAAACAAACCAAATGGTTCGCAATAATTGTGCTGCTGATATTTATAGGTGCTGGTTGTAAAAAGACGCCAACCGGAGAGACGATGTTGTATCCGGTACCAGATCCGATTGGCACTTATGCAAAAGGTGCTGACGTTAGCTGGGTAAGTGAAATGGAAGCTGGCGGAAGAAAGTTCTACAATAATGCTGGCGTAGAGCAAGATTTATTTACAATTTTAAAAGCGAAGGGCATCAATGCCATTCGGCTTAGGGTATGGGTTAATCCTACTCTTGGATTTAACAATACTGCAGATGTGCTTACCAAAGCTAGAAGGGCAAGGGCAGCCAACATGCGCATCATGATAGATTTTCACTACAGTGATTCCTGGGCAGATCCTGGTCAGCAAACCAAACCAGTGGCTTGGGTAGGACAAGATATTACAGCTTTAAAAGCCTCTGTCTACAACCACACAACAGAAGTACTTACCACGCTAAAAAATGCATATATTATTCCGGAATGGGTGCAAGTGGGTAATGAAACCAATAATGGCATGTTGTGGGAAGAAGGAAAAGCTTCTGCCAGTATGAAAAATTTTGCCGAGCTGGTACTTTCAGGATATAATGCGGTTAAAGCTGTCAATCCAGCTTCTAAAGTAATTGTCCACATCTCTAATGGCTACGATAATAGTTTGTTTAGGTGGATGTTTGACGGGCTTAAAAATAATGGAGCAAAATGGGATGTCATTGGCATGTCCATGTATCCAACTGCAGCAAACTGGGCGACTAGAAATACGCAGTGTTTGGCCAATATGACGGATATGGTAACCAGGTATGGATCTGAAATTATGATCTGCGAGCTGGGTATGCCTGTTGCTGATGCTGCCGCTTCTAAATTGTTTATTACAGATTTAATGGCCAAGAACAAGTCACTTCCAAACAATAAAGGCCTTGGTGTTTTTTACTGGGAACCTCAATCTTACAATGGATGGAGTGGGTACCAGCTTGGTGCTTTTGATGATACAGGGAAACCAACAGTAGCAATGGATGCTTTTTTACCTTAATTATTGAAGAATGCTCAGAAGTGTTTTGATTTTTCTGTGGATGGCTTTTTTCAGTCTATCGGGATTTGCGCAGCCTAAAAAGGCAAAGGCAGGAATTTTTGTAGATAAAAATGGTGTGATGCGCTGGCAAAAAGATGGCTCAGAAGCTTCTTTCTTTGGCGTAAATTATACTGCTCCCTTTGCTTATGGCTACCGTTCTATACAACGCAGTGGCATTTCAGTAGAGCAGGCCATTAAAGCAGATGTCTATCACTTTTCACGGTTGGGGCTGGATGCTTTCCGTGTACATGTCTGGGATGTGGAAATTTCAG
The nucleotide sequence above comes from Pedobacter sp. MC2016-14. Encoded proteins:
- a CDS encoding RagB/SusD family nutrient uptake outer membrane protein, encoding MKDFNKKPMTLRALNIAMLVCFTILVTASCNKLDLTPTNDLTALDVFATPQGYKQALAKVYGAFALTGNATTGQQDIPVEIIKDEGNSDFLRLYWNLQELTTDEAAWSWQSDAGIQGLHELSWGSTNSIINGLYYRSYYQITVANNFINESSDDNLSKRGITGTDANNIRLYRAEARFLRAYQYWVLMDLYANPAMVTENTVIGGKDLPKQIQRKDLFIYVESELKALENELAAPKTNEYGRADKAAAWALLSRLYLNAQIYTGTARYTDAITYCNKITAAGYTLHSNYRELTIADNHLNTDENILTINYDGTSTQNFGGTTYLMHGPAGVPADVSGSNGNWGGLRFTENFVNLFADKTGATDTRAQFYTSGQTLEMTDLYLSTAGYTSTKYRNKTRSGAAAPHQDAAKDFSDIDFPLFRLGEIYLTYAEAVVRGGTGGSLNTALGYINALRTRAYSGSLAGNITTSAMSLDFILDERGRELYYEGFRRTDLIRFGKFTTNAYLWAWKGGVKAGTSVANKYNIFPLPPSDLSANPNLTQNTGY
- a CDS encoding SusE domain-containing protein; the protein is MKQLFNSFLVLVLSAIVLISCKKEASQNIITMPSASTLDFKSSVSAVTLTEEVAASKVVTFSFSAPNYGVKVVPSYTLQFDVPADTLGANPWGNAVEVKLSGDSLHRTFLGSQLNTILAAQLLLPTGVNSTIVVRLKTDVNQSTGLSTTVKPLYSTIKMTVNPYRSYIEYPALLVQGRNSWKTPATRTNGYLLASSNFNTKYEGFLNLPNADGWGGDAFQLVSTTDAKVYGWGSSATTLSAGGGNLWLSPAPNYMKVNVDLNAMTIAYTPVKFFITGEDNGWSVSSTPMVYNATTGVWIASNVTLTAGKTFQFTANGSYDISYKLDKAENGTLIFAGAPNWPTSVNIPVAKTGVFTVTLDMSGGEGNYTYSVK
- a CDS encoding glycosyl hydrolase 53 family protein translates to MKQTKWFAIIVLLIFIGAGCKKTPTGETMLYPVPDPIGTYAKGADVSWVSEMEAGGRKFYNNAGVEQDLFTILKAKGINAIRLRVWVNPTLGFNNTADVLTKARRARAANMRIMIDFHYSDSWADPGQQTKPVAWVGQDITALKASVYNHTTEVLTTLKNAYIIPEWVQVGNETNNGMLWEEGKASASMKNFAELVLSGYNAVKAVNPASKVIVHISNGYDNSLFRWMFDGLKNNGAKWDVIGMSMYPTAANWATRNTQCLANMTDMVTRYGSEIMICELGMPVADAAASKLFITDLMAKNKSLPNNKGLGVFYWEPQSYNGWSGYQLGAFDDTGKPTVAMDAFLP